In one Pseudomonas tensinigenes genomic region, the following are encoded:
- a CDS encoding superoxide dismutase — protein MAFELPPLPYAHDALQPHISKETLEYHHDKHHNTYVVNLNNLVPGTEFEGKTLEEIVKTSSGGIFNNAAQVWNHTFYWNCLAPNAGGQPTGALAEAINAAFGSFDKFKEEFSKTSIGTFGSGWGWLVKKADGSLALASTIGAGNPLTSGDTPLLTCDVWEHAYYIDYRNVRPKYVEAFWNLVNWKFVAEQFEGKTFTA, from the coding sequence ATGGCTTTCGAATTGCCGCCGCTGCCTTACGCACACGATGCCCTGCAGCCGCACATTTCCAAGGAAACCCTGGAATACCACCACGACAAGCACCACAATACCTATGTCGTGAACCTGAACAACCTGGTGCCAGGCACCGAGTTCGAAGGCAAGACCCTGGAAGAAATCGTCAAGACTTCCTCGGGCGGTATCTTCAACAACGCCGCTCAGGTCTGGAACCACACCTTCTACTGGAACTGCCTGGCGCCAAACGCCGGCGGTCAACCAACCGGCGCGCTGGCTGAAGCCATCAACGCAGCCTTCGGTTCGTTCGACAAGTTCAAGGAAGAGTTCAGCAAAACCTCGATCGGCACCTTCGGTTCCGGCTGGGGCTGGCTGGTGAAAAAGGCTGACGGTTCCCTGGCCCTGGCCAGCACCATCGGCGCCGGCAACCCGCTGACCAGCGGCGACACCCCGCTGCTGACCTGCGACGTCTGGGAACACGCTTACTACATCGACTACCGCAACGTTCGTCCGAAGTATGTCGAAGCGTTCTGGAACCTGGTCAACTGGAAGTTCGTTGCTGAGCAGTTCGAAGGCAAAACCTTCACCGCTTAA
- a CDS encoding ACT domain-containing protein, whose amino-acid sequence MAGETSLSTLLRSMSPQLNAGEYVFCTLRDGMLPSGLEIVGSFREQEGLTVILERSHAEQAGLSFDYVAAWITLNVHSALEAVGLTAAFATALGQAGISCNVIAGYYHDHLFVGQTDAERAMQVLRDLAANAE is encoded by the coding sequence ATGGCTGGCGAAACTTCTCTCTCGACTTTATTGCGCAGCATGAGCCCGCAACTCAACGCCGGCGAATACGTGTTCTGCACCCTGCGCGACGGAATGCTTCCAAGCGGTCTGGAGATTGTCGGCAGCTTCCGCGAACAGGAAGGTTTGACGGTGATTCTTGAACGTTCCCACGCCGAACAGGCTGGTTTGAGCTTCGACTATGTCGCCGCGTGGATCACCCTCAACGTGCATTCGGCACTGGAAGCCGTTGGCCTCACCGCCGCCTTCGCCACGGCATTGGGCCAGGCCGGGATCAGTTGCAACGTAATCGCCGGTTATTACCACGACCATTTGTTTGTCGGCCAGACCGACGCCGAACGCGCCATGCAAGTGCTGCGCGATCTCGCAGCCAACGCGGAGTAA
- a CDS encoding DUF1513 domain-containing protein: MLRRQVLTLGSALLGAVTLGGWTLFKRKDQSPLLLSARDDTDGKHYAVGYRLDGTRVFATEVGQRCHDIINHPTQPIALFVARRPGTESYLIDLRDGKLLQTVTSQPNRHFYGHAVVHKDGEYLYATENDTTDPGRGLLGVYKFEGARLLHTGEISTHGLGPHQVSWMPDGETLVVANGGIRTEAESRVDMNLNAMEPSLVLMQRDGTLLSKETLAQQMNSVRHLGIASDGTIVAGQQFMGASHERSELLAIKRPGQPFVAFPVPEHQLQSMGHYTASVAVHSDLRLVALTAPRGNRFFIWDLDSGEVRLDAPLPDCAGVGAVKDGFVVTSGQGRCRYYDCRQDELLAKPLELPAGLWDNHLQLMA, from the coding sequence ATGCTGCGACGTCAGGTTCTGACTTTAGGTAGTGCACTGCTGGGAGCAGTGACGCTGGGCGGCTGGACGCTGTTCAAACGCAAGGATCAGAGCCCGCTGTTGCTGTCGGCGCGCGACGACACCGACGGCAAGCACTACGCCGTCGGCTATCGTCTGGATGGCACGCGGGTGTTCGCCACCGAAGTCGGCCAGCGTTGCCACGACATCATCAATCACCCGACGCAGCCGATTGCGCTGTTTGTCGCACGTCGCCCGGGCACCGAAAGCTACCTGATCGACCTGCGCGACGGTAAGTTGCTGCAGACGGTGACGTCGCAGCCGAACCGGCACTTCTACGGCCACGCCGTGGTGCACAAGGACGGCGAGTACCTGTACGCCACCGAGAACGACACCACCGATCCCGGCCGTGGTTTGCTCGGCGTGTACAAGTTCGAAGGCGCGCGGCTGCTGCACACCGGCGAGATTTCTACCCACGGCCTCGGCCCGCATCAAGTGTCGTGGATGCCCGACGGCGAGACGCTGGTGGTGGCCAATGGCGGGATTCGTACCGAGGCGGAAAGCCGCGTCGACATGAACCTCAACGCCATGGAGCCAAGTCTGGTGCTGATGCAGCGCGACGGTACGTTGTTGAGCAAGGAAACCCTCGCCCAGCAGATGAACAGCGTGCGCCATCTGGGCATCGCCAGCGATGGCACCATCGTTGCCGGTCAGCAATTCATGGGCGCCTCGCATGAGCGTTCGGAACTGTTGGCGATCAAGCGTCCGGGTCAGCCGTTCGTGGCCTTCCCGGTGCCGGAGCATCAGTTGCAGTCGATGGGGCATTACACCGCCAGCGTTGCCGTGCACAGCGACTTGCGTCTGGTCGCCCTGACGGCGCCGCGTGGCAACCGCTTCTTTATCTGGGATCTGGACAGCGGCGAAGTGCGCCTCGATGCACCATTGCCTGATTGCGCTGGTGTCGGTGCGGTGAAGGACGGTTTTGTCGTGACCTCCGGGCAAGGACGTTGCCGGTACTACGATTGCCGTCAGGATGAACTGCTGGCCAAGCCGCTGGAATTGCCGGCGGGGCTCTGGGACAACCATCTTCAGTTGATGGCGTAA
- a CDS encoding di-heme oxidoreductase family protein, which translates to MPSLPLRLSALLLALGLSACDDAPRFTKAEPGEARSGGAATVRKTDQNAFSLPSANLPPSRRVDFSVGNSFFRSPWVIAPSTTTARDGLGPLFNTNACQGCHIKDGRGHPPPPDAPNAVSMLVRLSIPNTPEFAKVIEQVGVVPEPVYGGQFQDMAVPGVVPEGKVRVDYTPVPIRFKDGTEVELRKPVLQITQLGYGPMHPDTRFSARVAPPMIGLGLLEAIPEEAILANAAAQAKDNKGINGRPNQVWDDALQKTVMGRFGWKAGQPNLNQQNVHAFSGDMGLTTSLRPFDDCTDAQTACKQAPIGNGPDGEPEVSDNILRLVLFYSRNLAVPARRGVNDADVIAGKNLFFQAGCDSCHTPKYTTAANAAEPELANQVIRPYSDLLLHDMGDGLADNRTEFQASGRDWRTPPLWGIGLTQAVSGHTQFLHDGRARNLLEAVLWHGGEAQAAQQQVLSFNAEQRAALLAFLNSL; encoded by the coding sequence ATGCCCTCGCTGCCTCTTCGCTTGTCCGCACTGTTGCTGGCCCTGGGCCTGAGTGCCTGCGATGACGCCCCGCGCTTCACCAAGGCCGAGCCTGGTGAAGCACGTTCGGGCGGTGCGGCGACCGTGCGCAAGACCGATCAGAATGCATTCTCCCTGCCCTCGGCCAACCTGCCGCCGTCGCGGCGGGTGGATTTCAGCGTCGGCAACAGCTTCTTCCGCAGCCCTTGGGTGATTGCGCCGTCGACCACCACCGCCCGCGATGGTCTCGGCCCGTTGTTCAACACCAACGCCTGTCAGGGCTGCCACATCAAGGACGGTCGCGGTCATCCGCCGCCACCGGATGCGCCTAACGCGGTGTCAATGCTCGTGCGCCTGTCGATTCCCAACACGCCGGAATTCGCCAAAGTCATCGAGCAAGTCGGCGTGGTGCCGGAGCCGGTCTATGGCGGCCAGTTCCAGGACATGGCGGTGCCCGGTGTCGTACCGGAAGGCAAAGTCCGCGTTGACTACACGCCAGTGCCGATTCGTTTCAAGGACGGCACCGAAGTCGAATTGCGCAAACCTGTCTTGCAGATCACGCAACTGGGCTACGGCCCGATGCACCCGGACACGCGTTTTTCCGCACGCGTCGCGCCGCCGATGATTGGTCTGGGCCTGCTCGAAGCGATCCCCGAAGAGGCGATCCTCGCCAACGCCGCCGCGCAAGCCAAAGACAACAAAGGCATCAATGGCCGCCCCAATCAGGTCTGGGATGACGCGTTGCAAAAAACCGTCATGGGCAGATTTGGCTGGAAAGCCGGACAACCGAACCTCAATCAACAAAATGTTCATGCGTTTTCTGGTGATATGGGCCTCACGACCAGCCTGCGTCCCTTCGATGACTGCACCGACGCGCAAACCGCCTGCAAACAAGCGCCAATCGGTAATGGCCCGGACGGCGAGCCGGAAGTCAGCGACAACATCCTGCGTCTGGTGTTGTTCTACAGCCGCAACCTCGCTGTGCCGGCACGTCGTGGCGTTAACGATGCCGACGTCATCGCCGGCAAGAACCTGTTTTTCCAGGCCGGCTGCGATTCCTGCCACACGCCGAAATACACCACCGCCGCCAACGCCGCCGAACCTGAACTGGCCAATCAAGTGATTCGCCCGTACAGCGATCTGCTGCTGCACGATATGGGCGACGGCCTGGCCGACAACCGCACGGAATTCCAGGCCTCCGGCCGCGACTGGCGCACGCCGCCGTTGTGGGGAATCGGCCTGACGCAAGCGGTCAGTGGCCACACCCAGTTTTTGCATGATGGCCGTGCGCGCAATCTGCTCGAAGCGGTGCTCTGGCACGGCGGCGAAGCGCAAGCCGCACAGCAACAGGTTTTGTCTTTCAATGCCGAGCAGCGCGCTGCGTTGCTGGCGTTTCTGAACTCACTTTAA
- a CDS encoding LysR family transcriptional regulator ArgP, producing the protein MFDYKLLSALAAVVEQAGFERAAQVLGLSQSAISQRIKLLEARVGQPVLIRGTPPSPTEIGRRLLNHVQQVRLLERDLQTLVPALDEEGLPERLRIALNADSLATWWAEAVGDFCAEQHLLLDLIVEDQTVGLKRMRAGEVAACLCASERPVAGARSVLLGAMRYRALASPAFIERHFPDGVRAEQLPRTPALVFGPDDFLQHRYLASLGVDGGFEHHLCPSSEGFIRLTEAGLGWGLVPELQVRDQLQRGFLRELLPDKPIDVPLYWHHWRNGGQLLGLLTEQLLRSSAQWLVPWKQP; encoded by the coding sequence ATGTTCGACTACAAATTGCTTTCTGCTCTGGCCGCCGTGGTCGAGCAGGCCGGATTCGAACGGGCCGCGCAGGTACTGGGCTTGTCGCAATCGGCGATCTCGCAACGGATCAAATTGCTTGAAGCTCGGGTCGGTCAGCCGGTGTTGATTCGCGGCACGCCACCGTCGCCGACCGAAATCGGCCGGCGTCTGCTCAACCATGTGCAGCAGGTGCGTCTGCTTGAGCGTGACCTGCAAACCCTTGTGCCCGCGCTGGACGAGGAGGGTTTGCCGGAACGTTTGCGCATCGCCCTTAATGCCGACAGCCTCGCCACATGGTGGGCCGAAGCGGTTGGCGACTTCTGTGCCGAACAACATTTGCTGCTCGATCTGATTGTCGAAGACCAGACCGTCGGCCTCAAACGCATGCGCGCCGGTGAAGTCGCCGCGTGCCTTTGCGCCAGCGAACGGCCGGTGGCCGGCGCGCGCAGTGTGTTGCTCGGGGCGATGCGGTATCGCGCGCTGGCCAGCCCGGCGTTTATCGAGCGGCATTTCCCCGACGGCGTGCGTGCCGAACAATTGCCGCGCACCCCGGCGCTGGTGTTCGGCCCGGACGACTTTCTCCAGCATCGCTATCTCGCCTCGTTGGGCGTCGACGGTGGATTCGAACACCATTTGTGCCCGTCCTCGGAAGGCTTTATCCGCCTGACCGAAGCCGGATTGGGCTGGGGGCTGGTGCCGGAACTGCAAGTGCGCGACCAACTGCAACGCGGGTTTTTGCGCGAACTGTTGCCAGATAAACCGATCGACGTGCCGTTGTACTGGCATCATTGGCGCAATGGCGGTCAGCTGCTGGGCTTGCTGACCGAGCAATTGCTGCGTTCATCGGCGCAATGGCTGGTGCCCTGGAAGCAGCCATGA
- a CDS encoding imelysin family protein, with protein MIRMPLATASLLAIAISLAGCGEGKDKAAAPAAPTPAASTTAPAAAPAAAGKVDEAAAKAVVAHYADMVFAVYSDAESTAKTLQTAVDAFLAKPNADTLKAAKAAWVAARVPYLQSEVFRFGNTIIDDWEGQVNAWPLDEGLIDYVDKSYEHALGNPGATANIIANTEVQVGEDKVDVKDITPEKLASLNELGGSEANVATGYHAIEFLLWGQDLNGTGPGAGNRPASDYLEGAGATGGHNDRRRAYLKSVTQLLVSDLEEMVGNWKPNVADNYRATLEAEPGETGLRKMLFGMGSLSLGELAGERMKVSLEANSPEDEQDCFSDNTHNSHFYDAKGIRNVYLGEYTRVDGTKMTGASLSSLVAKADPAADTALKADLAATEAKIQVMVDHANKGEHYDQLIAAGNTAGNQIVRDAIASLVKQTGSIEAAAGKLGISDLNPDNADHEF; from the coding sequence ATGATTCGTATGCCTCTGGCTACCGCCAGTCTGCTGGCCATCGCTATTTCCCTCGCCGGTTGCGGCGAAGGCAAAGACAAGGCTGCCGCTCCGGCCGCACCGACGCCAGCCGCCAGCACCACCGCTCCAGCGGCTGCGCCTGCCGCTGCCGGTAAAGTCGACGAAGCCGCCGCCAAGGCTGTGGTCGCGCACTATGCCGACATGGTCTTCGCCGTCTACAGCGATGCCGAATCCACCGCGAAAACCCTGCAGACCGCCGTCGACGCCTTCCTCGCCAAGCCGAACGCCGACACCCTGAAAGCCGCCAAGGCTGCTTGGGTCGCCGCGCGCGTTCCGTACCTGCAGAGTGAAGTGTTCCGCTTCGGCAACACCATCATCGACGATTGGGAAGGTCAGGTTAACGCCTGGCCGCTGGACGAAGGTCTGATCGACTACGTCGACAAATCCTACGAGCACGCACTGGGTAACCCGGGTGCCACCGCCAACATCATCGCCAACACCGAAGTTCAGGTCGGCGAAGACAAGGTCGACGTCAAAGACATCACCCCGGAAAAACTCGCCAGCCTCAACGAGCTGGGCGGTTCCGAAGCCAACGTCGCCACCGGCTACCACGCCATCGAATTCCTGCTCTGGGGCCAGGATCTGAACGGCACCGGCCCTGGCGCTGGCAACCGTCCTGCCTCCGACTACCTGGAAGGCGCCGGCGCTACCGGCGGTCACAATGATCGTCGTCGTGCCTACCTGAAGTCCGTGACCCAACTGCTGGTCAGCGACCTCGAAGAAATGGTCGGCAACTGGAAGCCGAACGTGGCTGACAACTATCGCGCCACCCTGGAAGCCGAGCCGGGCGAAACCGGTCTGCGCAAAATGCTCTTCGGCATGGGCAGCCTGTCCTTGGGCGAACTGGCGGGCGAGCGCATGAAGGTTTCCCTCGAAGCCAACTCCCCTGAAGACGAGCAGGATTGCTTCAGCGACAACACGCACAACTCGCACTTCTACGATGCCAAAGGCATTCGTAACGTTTACCTGGGCGAGTACACCCGTGTTGACGGCACCAAAATGACCGGCGCCAGCCTGTCGTCGCTGGTGGCCAAGGCTGATCCGGCTGCCGACACCGCACTGAAAGCCGATCTGGCCGCTACCGAAGCGAAGATCCAGGTCATGGTTGATCACGCCAACAAGGGTGAGCACTACGACCAGCTGATCGCTGCCGGCAACACCGCTGGCAACCAGATCGTTCGCGACGCCATCGCCTCGCTGGTCAAGCAGACCGGTTCGATTGAAGCCGCTGCCGGCAAACTGGGCATCAGCGACCTGAACCCGGACAACGCTGATCACGAGTTCTGA
- a CDS encoding imelysin family protein has product MFRPKLLFTSLAALALGACSPQDPQAVTSAAIAKSVILPTYTRWVEADKQLAVSALAYCQGKETLETARADFLHAQKAWAELQPLLIGPLAEGNRSWQVQFWPDKKNLVGRQVEQLVVAQPQIDAAALAKSSVVVQGLSAYEYILFDAKPDVANAEQKAKYCPLLIAIGERQKQLAEEILQGWNNTDGMLAQMSKFPNQRYADSHEAIADLLRVQVTALDTLKKKLGTPMGRQSKGVPQPFQADAWRSQSSLTALEASLAAAKTVWEGVDNKGLRGLLPAEQKPLADKIDAAYAASLKLFDSTQRSLGEMLEDDAGRQQLNDIYDSLNVVHRLHEGELAKALGIQLGFNANDGD; this is encoded by the coding sequence ATGTTCCGTCCCAAGCTACTGTTCACCAGCCTTGCTGCGCTCGCCCTCGGCGCCTGCTCGCCGCAGGATCCGCAAGCGGTCACCTCGGCGGCCATCGCCAAATCGGTGATCCTGCCGACCTACACCCGTTGGGTCGAAGCCGACAAGCAACTGGCGGTCAGTGCCCTCGCCTACTGCCAGGGCAAAGAAACCCTGGAGACCGCCCGCGCCGACTTCCTCCACGCGCAGAAAGCCTGGGCCGAGCTGCAACCGCTGCTGATCGGCCCGCTGGCCGAGGGCAACCGCTCGTGGCAGGTGCAGTTCTGGCCGGACAAGAAGAACCTCGTCGGCCGTCAGGTCGAGCAGTTGGTAGTCGCGCAGCCGCAGATCGATGCAGCCGCGCTGGCCAAATCGAGCGTGGTCGTGCAAGGCCTGTCGGCTTACGAATACATCCTGTTCGATGCCAAGCCTGACGTCGCCAACGCCGAGCAGAAAGCCAAGTATTGCCCACTGTTGATCGCCATCGGCGAGCGTCAGAAGCAACTGGCGGAAGAGATTCTGCAGGGCTGGAACAACACCGACGGCATGCTCGCGCAGATGAGCAAGTTCCCTAACCAGCGTTACGCCGACTCCCACGAAGCGATCGCCGATCTGCTGCGTGTGCAAGTCACCGCACTGGACACCCTGAAGAAAAAACTCGGCACGCCAATGGGCCGCCAGAGCAAAGGCGTGCCACAGCCGTTCCAGGCCGACGCATGGCGCAGCCAGTCGTCCCTGACCGCGCTGGAAGCCAGCCTCGCCGCTGCCAAAACCGTGTGGGAAGGCGTCGACAACAAAGGCCTGCGCGGTCTGTTGCCCGCTGAGCAAAAGCCACTGGCCGACAAGATCGATGCCGCTTATGCCGCGTCGCTGAAACTGTTCGACAGCACCCAGCGCTCGCTCGGCGAAATGCTCGAAGACGACGCCGGTCGTCAGCAACTCAACGACATCTACGACAGCCTCAACGTCGTCCATCGCCTGCACGAAGGCGAACTGGCCAAGGCGCTGGGCATTCAACTGGGCTTCAACGCCAACGACGGTGACTGA
- a CDS encoding putative bifunctional diguanylate cyclase/phosphodiesterase: MKLELKNSLSVKLLRVVLLSALIVGVVLSCAQIVFDAYKTRQAVAGDAERILDMFRDPSTQAVYSLDREMGMQVIEGLFQDDAVRQASIGHPNEAMLAQKSRDLQQSNSRWLTDLILGQERTFTTQLVGRGPYSEYYGDLSITLDTATYGEGFIVSSVIIFISGVLRALAMGLVLYLVYHWLLTKPLSRIIEHLTEINPDRPSEHKIPQLKGHEKNELGIWISTANQLLESIERNTHLRHEAENSLLRMAQYDFLTGLPNRQQLQQQLDKILVDAGKLQRRVAVLCVGLDDFKGINEQFSYQTGDQLLLALADRLRAHSGRLGALARLGGDQFALVQADIEQPYEAAELAQSILDDLEAAFALDHQEIRLRATIGITLFPEDGDSTEKLLQKAEQTMTLAKTRSRNRYQFYIASVDSEMRRRRELEKDLRDALLRDQFYLVYQPQISYRDHRVVGVEALIRWQHPEHGLVPPDLFIPLAEQNGTIIAIGEWVLDQACKQLREWHDQGFADLRMAVNLSTVQLHHAELPRVVNNLLQMYRLPPRSLELEVTETGLMEDISTAAQHLLSLRRSGALIAIDDFGTGYSSLSYLKSLPLDKIKIDKSFVQDLLDDDDDATIVRAIIQLGKSLGMQVIAEGVETAEQESYIISEGCHEGQGYHYSKPLPARELGAYLKQAQRTNAAIL, from the coding sequence TTGAAGCTGGAACTCAAGAACAGCTTGTCGGTGAAGTTGCTCCGGGTCGTGCTCCTGTCGGCATTGATCGTCGGCGTAGTCTTGAGCTGCGCGCAGATTGTTTTCGATGCCTACAAAACCCGTCAGGCGGTTGCTGGCGACGCCGAACGCATCCTCGACATGTTCCGCGACCCGTCGACCCAGGCCGTTTACAGCCTGGACCGGGAGATGGGCATGCAGGTGATCGAAGGCCTGTTCCAGGACGATGCCGTGCGTCAGGCCTCCATCGGCCATCCCAACGAAGCCATGCTCGCGCAGAAATCCCGCGACCTGCAGCAGTCCAACAGCCGCTGGCTGACCGACCTGATCCTCGGCCAGGAGCGCACCTTCACCACGCAACTGGTGGGGCGTGGGCCGTACAGCGAGTATTACGGCGATTTGAGTATCACCCTCGACACCGCCACTTATGGCGAAGGGTTTATCGTCAGCTCGGTGATCATCTTCATTTCCGGGGTTCTGCGCGCACTGGCCATGGGGCTGGTGCTGTATCTGGTCTATCACTGGCTGCTGACCAAGCCGCTGTCGCGGATCATCGAGCACCTCACCGAGATCAATCCGGATCGCCCCAGCGAGCACAAGATTCCGCAGCTCAAGGGCCACGAAAAAAACGAACTGGGCATCTGGATCAGCACCGCCAACCAGTTACTCGAGTCAATCGAACGCAACACTCACCTGCGCCACGAAGCGGAAAACAGCCTGCTGCGCATGGCCCAATACGACTTCCTCACCGGCCTGCCGAATCGCCAGCAATTGCAGCAGCAACTGGACAAGATTCTGGTCGACGCCGGCAAGCTGCAACGGCGGGTCGCGGTGTTGTGCGTGGGGCTGGATGATTTCAAAGGCATCAACGAGCAGTTCAGCTACCAGACCGGCGATCAATTGTTGCTGGCCCTGGCCGACCGCCTGCGTGCCCACAGCGGCCGCTTAGGCGCCCTCGCCCGCCTGGGTGGCGATCAGTTCGCCCTGGTACAGGCCGACATCGAACAGCCTTATGAAGCAGCGGAACTTGCGCAAAGCATCCTCGATGACCTGGAAGCGGCGTTTGCCCTCGACCATCAGGAAATCCGCCTGCGCGCGACCATCGGCATCACTCTGTTCCCGGAGGACGGCGACAGCACCGAGAAGCTGTTGCAGAAGGCCGAGCAGACCATGACACTGGCCAAGACCCGCTCGCGCAACCGCTATCAGTTCTACATCGCCAGCGTCGACAGCGAGATGCGTCGCCGCCGCGAACTGGAAAAAGACCTGCGCGATGCCTTGCTGCGCGATCAGTTCTATCTCGTCTATCAACCGCAGATCAGCTACCGCGATCACCGCGTGGTCGGCGTCGAGGCGTTGATTCGCTGGCAGCATCCGGAACACGGTCTGGTGCCGCCGGACCTGTTCATTCCGCTGGCCGAGCAGAACGGCACGATCATCGCCATCGGCGAATGGGTACTCGATCAGGCCTGCAAGCAATTGCGCGAATGGCACGATCAGGGTTTCGCCGACCTGCGCATGGCGGTCAATCTGTCCACCGTGCAACTGCACCACGCCGAGCTACCGCGCGTGGTCAATAACCTGCTGCAGATGTACCGCCTGCCACCGCGCAGCCTGGAACTGGAAGTCACCGAAACCGGCCTGATGGAAGACATCAGCACCGCCGCCCAGCACTTGCTGAGTCTGCGTCGTTCCGGCGCACTGATCGCCATCGACGACTTCGGCACTGGCTATTCATCGCTGAGTTATCTGAAAAGCCTGCCGCTGGACAAGATCAAGATCGACAAGAGCTTCGTGCAGGATCTGCTCGATGACGACGACGATGCGACCATCGTTCGCGCGATCATTCAACTGGGCAAGAGCCTCGGCATGCAGGTGATCGCCGAGGGCGTGGAAACCGCCGAACAGGAAAGCTACATCATTTCCGAAGGCTGCCACGAAGGTCAGGGCTATCACTACAGCAAGCCGTTGCCGGCGCGCGAGCTGGGCGCTTATCTCAAGCAGGCGCAACGCACTAATGCGGCCATTCTCTAA
- a CDS encoding LysE/ArgO family amino acid transporter, translated as MWQSYVNGLLVAFGLIMAIGTQNAFVLAQSLRREHHLPVAALCVVCDALLVAAGVFGLATILAQNPTLLAIARWGGATFLIWYGSQALRRACSKQSMGQGENQTVRSLRAVMLSALAVTLLNPHVYLDTVLLIGSLGAQQSVPGAYVVGAASASLLWFFTLALGAAWLAPWLARPSTWRILDLVVALMMFTVAGQLIFAS; from the coding sequence ATGTGGCAAAGCTATGTGAACGGCCTGCTGGTGGCGTTCGGACTGATCATGGCGATTGGTACGCAGAACGCTTTTGTATTGGCGCAAAGCCTGCGGCGTGAACATCATCTGCCGGTGGCGGCATTGTGCGTGGTCTGCGATGCGCTGCTGGTCGCCGCCGGGGTATTCGGGCTGGCGACGATTCTGGCGCAGAACCCAACATTGCTGGCCATTGCCCGTTGGGGCGGCGCGACGTTTCTGATCTGGTACGGCAGCCAGGCGCTGCGCCGGGCCTGTTCGAAACAGAGCATGGGTCAAGGCGAAAACCAGACGGTGCGCTCGTTGCGGGCGGTGATGCTCAGTGCGTTGGCGGTGACGCTGCTCAACCCGCATGTTTATCTGGATACGGTGTTGTTGATCGGCTCGCTCGGTGCGCAGCAATCGGTACCGGGGGCTTATGTGGTTGGTGCTGCGAGTGCTTCGCTGTTGTGGTTTTTCACGCTTGCGCTGGGTGCGGCATGGCTGGCGCCGTGGCTGGCACGTCCGAGTACCTGGCGGATTCTCGATCTGGTGGTGGCGCTGATGATGTTTACCGTGGCTGGGCAATTAATTTTCGCCAGCTGA
- a CDS encoding efflux RND transporter periplasmic adaptor subunit, producing MLRRRMLIMLGVVLLIVLVLGGYKAFSIYTMIQGFSKPKPPISVAVANATEQPWQLRLPTVGTLKALQGVELSLEVAGTVTELKFESGQKVKAGQPLLQLDSAVETALLETAKADLGLAQLDFGRGAQLVDSRAISKGEYDRLSAVLQKNKATVNQLNASLAKKRILAPFSGTIGIRQVDVGDYLASGSKIATLQDLSSLYADFYLPEQSVPKLAIGQPVQISVSAYPGQNFAGKISAINPIVESTTRNILIRATLANPDGKLLPGMFTSLEVLLPDPQKHIVVPESAITYTLYGNSIYVVGQKKAEDGSVEKDDKGQPVLIAERRFIETGERRGGLVMINKGVQSGEQVVTAGQIKLDNGAHIAISDDKTLGEQNSPPRAD from the coding sequence ATGCTGCGTCGCCGCATGCTGATCATGTTGGGTGTTGTTTTGCTGATCGTCCTGGTGCTGGGCGGGTACAAAGCCTTTTCGATCTACACGATGATCCAGGGCTTTTCCAAGCCGAAACCGCCGATCAGCGTCGCCGTGGCCAACGCCACCGAGCAACCGTGGCAGCTGCGCCTGCCCACCGTCGGCACGCTCAAGGCGCTGCAAGGCGTCGAGCTGAGCCTGGAAGTCGCCGGCACCGTCACCGAACTCAAGTTCGAATCCGGACAGAAGGTCAAGGCCGGGCAACCGCTACTGCAACTCGACAGCGCCGTCGAAACCGCATTGCTGGAAACCGCCAAAGCCGATCTGGGTCTGGCGCAACTGGACTTCGGCCGTGGCGCGCAACTGGTCGACAGCCGCGCGATCTCCAAAGGCGAGTACGACCGCCTCTCCGCCGTTCTGCAAAAGAACAAGGCCACGGTCAATCAGCTCAACGCCTCGCTGGCAAAAAAACGCATCCTCGCGCCGTTCAGCGGCACCATCGGCATCCGTCAGGTCGACGTCGGCGACTACCTCGCCAGCGGCAGTAAAATCGCCACGCTGCAGGACCTGAGCAGTCTCTACGCCGACTTCTATCTGCCCGAGCAATCGGTGCCGAAACTGGCCATCGGTCAACCGGTGCAAATCTCGGTCTCCGCTTACCCCGGGCAAAACTTCGCCGGCAAGATCAGCGCGATCAACCCGATCGTCGAAAGCACCACGCGCAACATTCTGATTCGAGCCACCCTGGCCAACCCCGACGGCAAACTGCTGCCGGGCATGTTCACCAGCCTTGAAGTGCTGCTGCCCGACCCGCAGAAACATATCGTCGTGCCGGAAAGCGCGATCACCTACACCCTCTACGGCAACTCGATCTACGTGGTCGGGCAGAAGAAAGCCGAGGACGGCAGCGTCGAAAAGGATGACAAGGGCCAACCGGTGCTGATCGCCGAACGCCGCTTCATCGAAACCGGTGAACGCCGCGGTGGCCTGGTGATGATCAACAAGGGCGTGCAGAGCGGCGAACAAGTGGTGACGGCCGGCCAGATCAAACTGGACAACGGCGCCCACATTGCCATCAGCGACGACAAGACCCTCGGCGAGCAGAACAGTCCGCCCCGCGCCGACTGA